In Candidatus Promineifilum breve, one genomic interval encodes:
- a CDS encoding DUF1269 domain-containing protein yields the protein MSHMIVFASPTLDGAYAMRDALDDLRAFDLVAVKDAAVVERLPDGAVRVRQSFNLVGAGALGGAAWGALIGLVFLSPWLGLAVGGIAGALAGRFADIGIDDAFIREVGEGVPPGSSAFFLLIDNWEQSKALRLLADFGTTIIHTSMPPDEEARLRAFLAAAEE from the coding sequence ATGAGCCACATGATCGTCTTCGCGTCGCCCACGTTGGACGGCGCCTACGCCATGCGCGACGCGCTGGACGATCTGCGCGCCTTCGATCTGGTGGCCGTGAAAGACGCGGCCGTGGTGGAACGGCTGCCCGACGGCGCGGTGCGCGTGCGCCAATCGTTTAATCTGGTCGGCGCGGGAGCGTTGGGCGGCGCGGCCTGGGGGGCGCTCATCGGCCTGGTCTTTCTCTCCCCCTGGCTGGGGCTGGCCGTGGGCGGCATCGCCGGGGCGCTGGCCGGCCGCTTCGCCGACATCGGCATCGACGACGCCTTTATCCGCGAGGTGGGCGAGGGCGTGCCGCCGGGCAGCTCGGCCTTTTTTCTGCTCATCGACAACTGGGAACAGAGCAAGGCCCTGCGCCTGCTGGCCGATTTCGGCACGACCATTATCCACACCAGCATGCCGCCGGATGAAGAAGCGCGGCTGCGCGCCTTCCTTGCCGCGGCCGAAGAATAG